Proteins found in one Candidatus Omnitrophota bacterium genomic segment:
- the kdsB gene encoding 3-deoxy-manno-octulosonate cytidylyltransferase encodes MKAAGVIPARWASTRFPGKPMAKILGKTMIQRVWEQASKAKTLDKIIIATDDLRIADEAANFGAEVRLTGEASCGTDRIRDIARKLECEIVVNIQGDEPLINPSHIDKLVKAFSDRSVGVATLCTDINEKEYLSRNCVKVVSDKNGNALYFSRAPIPYGSSKPAKKHIGIYAYRKKILLDSAKFKSRLAEAEDLEQLSFLENGIGIRVIDVKYRGIAVDTPSDIKKVIRRLKS; translated from the coding sequence ATGAAGGCCGCCGGCGTCATTCCCGCGCGCTGGGCTTCAACGCGTTTCCCCGGAAAGCCCATGGCGAAAATACTGGGCAAAACAATGATACAGCGGGTCTGGGAACAGGCCTCAAAAGCAAAAACGCTGGATAAAATAATCATCGCTACGGATGATCTCAGGATTGCGGACGAGGCCGCGAACTTCGGCGCGGAAGTGCGCCTGACCGGAGAGGCGTCCTGCGGCACCGACAGAATACGCGATATCGCCCGGAAACTCGAATGCGAAATAGTCGTAAATATACAGGGTGACGAACCTCTGATAAACCCCTCCCACATAGACAAACTGGTGAAGGCATTCAGCGACAGGTCCGTGGGCGTGGCCACGCTCTGCACGGACATCAATGAAAAAGAATATCTCTCGCGAAACTGCGTAAAAGTGGTGAGCGATAAAAACGGCAACGCTCTTTATTTTTCCAGAGCCCCCATACCCTACGGCTCATCCAAGCCGGCAAAAAAACACATAGGCATATACGCCTACAGGAAAAAAATACTCCTTGATTCGGCGAAATTCAAAAGCCGTCTTGCCGAAGCCGAGGACCTGGAGCAGTTGAGTTTTCTGGAAAACGGCATAGGCATAAGGGTGATAGATGTGAAATACCGCGGAATTGCCGTGGATACGCCATCGGATATAAAAAAAGTGATCAGGAGGCTCAAATCATGA
- the rfaE1 gene encoding D-glycero-beta-D-manno-heptose-7-phosphate kinase, with protein MLKLDNFKKKRILVVGDIILDRFITGDVHRISPEAPVPVLKESIESFKAGGAANVAVNLAELGVKTFMCGAVGNDYYGNFSISHLVDYGISTSAVTSVAGYRTTIKTRIIAQKQQMIRVDREDPLKDQSADIIKSIKKMLDKMDAVIIADYGKGLITKKLLEYLIPAANKLGKIITVDPQTEHFMSYKKVTCLTPNHNEAAAASGMKTETDEDVKTTGLSILKKLGSKSLIITRGAKGMAVFEKGKCTLIQTQAREVFDVTGAGDTVIAVLTAALCSGMTLLESAKLANKAAAIVVGKSGTATVSQEELEK; from the coding sequence ATGCTGAAACTCGATAATTTTAAAAAGAAACGGATACTGGTCGTAGGCGACATAATACTCGACAGATTCATAACAGGAGATGTCCACCGCATATCGCCCGAAGCGCCGGTGCCGGTGCTCAAAGAATCCATAGAATCTTTCAAAGCCGGCGGGGCCGCGAATGTGGCCGTGAATCTCGCGGAACTCGGCGTCAAAACCTTTATGTGCGGCGCCGTGGGCAATGATTATTACGGGAACTTCAGTATCAGCCACCTGGTGGATTACGGGATATCAACATCCGCGGTAACAAGCGTGGCCGGATACCGGACGACTATCAAGACAAGGATCATCGCTCAAAAACAGCAGATGATAAGAGTGGACAGGGAAGATCCTCTTAAAGACCAGAGCGCGGATATCATCAAGTCAATAAAAAAAATGCTTGATAAAATGGATGCGGTGATCATAGCTGATTACGGTAAAGGCCTTATAACAAAAAAACTTCTGGAATATCTTATACCCGCTGCCAATAAACTGGGTAAGATAATAACGGTTGACCCGCAGACAGAACATTTTATGAGTTACAAAAAAGTCACCTGCCTCACTCCCAACCACAATGAGGCCGCCGCAGCCAGTGGAATGAAAACAGAAACGGACGAGGATGTCAAAACAACCGGCTTATCCATATTAAAGAAACTGGGATCAAAGAGCCTGATCATAACGCGGGGGGCTAAAGGAATGGCTGTCTTTGAAAAAGGCAAGTGCACTCTTATACAGACCCAGGCGCGTGAAGTTTTTGATGTGACAGGCGCCGGAGATACGGTTATAGCGGTGCTGACCGCCGCATTGTGTTCGGGAATGACACTTCTCGAAAGCGCGAAACTCGCGAATAAGGCCGCCGCCATAGTTGTCGGGAAATCCGGCACCGCGACAGTCTCACAAGAGGAACTTGAAAAATGA